From Cyanobium sp. ATX 6F1, a single genomic window includes:
- a CDS encoding bifunctional orotidine-5'-phosphate decarboxylase/orotate phosphoribosyltransferase encodes MSCFVTLTDAIASRQSLLITGLDPNPEMLQSWARSHPGGGSFLSQARRWIKAVIEATSDHVCAYKPSLGFYQSLGPIGLELLHEVRSLVPGDLPLILDAKHGDLNSSSALAQYLFRDLGVDAVTLSPLAGQDIAAPFLLYGDKAVVLTCHSSNPGARVVQHHPDESNPLYLAIVRECQRWATPEQLLLEVGTSDPEVLERVRREAPERFLILRSLWGKEERLEAMLEAGLSASADGLLLPVPQNLLVEDDIAALTKGLKLQIEAMRQQVADSRVENGDSCALWLPPPSTPEAPTKGQKGVTDGASPNAAEDDSLHGLILDLFDLGCLLFGRYVQASGAVFPYYIDLRRIISDPNLFHRVLHAYAERLEGLRFDRIAGIPYGALPTATGLSLLLHRPLIYPRKEVKAHGARRLIEGDFSEGETAVVVDDILISGGSVLEGIVKLESSGLKVSDVVVFIDHGSGARRRLAEAGYRSHAVLTIGQITEVLQKAGRLDAQQAALLPSA; translated from the coding sequence ATGAGCTGTTTCGTCACCCTCACCGACGCCATCGCCAGCCGACAGTCGCTGCTGATCACGGGGCTGGATCCCAACCCCGAGATGCTTCAGAGCTGGGCCCGCTCCCATCCCGGGGGCGGGTCCTTTCTGTCCCAGGCGCGCCGCTGGATCAAGGCGGTGATCGAGGCCACCTCCGACCACGTCTGCGCCTACAAGCCCAGCCTCGGCTTCTACCAGTCGCTGGGGCCGATCGGTCTGGAGCTGCTCCATGAGGTGCGCTCCCTGGTGCCCGGCGACCTGCCCCTGATCCTCGATGCCAAGCACGGCGATCTGAATTCCTCCTCCGCCCTGGCCCAGTACCTCTTCCGCGACCTGGGAGTGGACGCGGTCACTCTCTCCCCCCTGGCCGGCCAGGACATCGCCGCCCCCTTTCTGCTCTACGGGGACAAGGCGGTGGTGCTCACCTGTCACAGCTCCAATCCCGGCGCCCGGGTGGTGCAGCACCACCCGGATGAAAGCAACCCGCTCTACCTGGCGATCGTGCGCGAATGTCAGCGCTGGGCCACGCCCGAGCAACTGCTGCTGGAGGTGGGCACCAGCGATCCGGAGGTCCTCGAGCGGGTGCGCAGGGAGGCGCCTGAGCGCTTCTTGATCCTGCGCAGCCTCTGGGGCAAGGAGGAGCGGCTCGAAGCCATGCTCGAGGCTGGTCTGAGCGCCTCAGCCGACGGACTGCTGTTGCCGGTGCCCCAGAACCTGCTGGTGGAAGACGACATCGCGGCGCTGACCAAGGGTCTCAAGCTCCAGATCGAAGCCATGCGGCAACAGGTGGCGGACTCGAGGGTGGAGAACGGCGACAGCTGCGCCCTCTGGCTGCCACCGCCATCCACCCCGGAAGCGCCAACCAAGGGCCAAAAAGGAGTCACAGATGGAGCTTCGCCCAATGCCGCTGAAGACGATTCCCTCCACGGGCTGATCCTGGATCTGTTCGATCTGGGCTGCCTGCTGTTCGGCCGCTACGTCCAGGCCTCAGGAGCGGTGTTCCCCTACTACATCGACCTGCGGCGGATCATCTCCGACCCCAACCTCTTCCACCGGGTGCTGCATGCCTACGCCGAGCGCCTGGAGGGGCTCCGCTTCGATCGCATTGCCGGCATTCCCTATGGCGCCCTGCCCACGGCCACGGGCCTCTCCCTGCTGCTGCACCGGCCCCTGATCTACCCGCGCAAGGAGGTGAAGGCCCATGGAGCCCGGCGGCTGATCGAGGGGGATTTCAGCGAGGGGGAGACCGCGGTGGTGGTCGACGACATCTTGATCAGTGGCGGCAGCGTGCTCGAAGGCATCGTCAAGCTGGAGAGCTCAGGTCTGAAGGTGAGCGATGTGGTGGTGTTCATCGACCACGGCAGTGGTGCCCGCCGCCGTCTGGCCGAAGCCGGCTACCGCAGCCATGCGGTGCTGACCATCGGCCAGATCACCGAGGTTCTCCAGAAGGCCGGCCGGCTGGATGCCCAGCAAGCGGCCCTGCTGCCCTCAGCCTGA